Proteins encoded together in one Acidobacteriota bacterium window:
- a CDS encoding PBP1A family penicillin-binding protein, whose protein sequence is MRSRIGLVALVFASAAAACSVTPYEDTLDIKQSLTTTVFASDGTILATWFAGENRLLVRDGELPQLVRDAVVAIEDERFWEHGGVDLRAVARALLKNVEAGGIVQGGSTITQQYVKSVILIPELTVDRKVEEAILALRIEESLTKEEILVRYLNTVYFGSGAYGIATAAVTYFDKDISELDLAEAALLAGLIQRPSGTDPWEHAEAATSRRNVVIDKMLELGWIDAQTADDARGRDLVLTDRTVLSQQALYPYFTEEVKRLLLDDPALGATATDRYDALFRGGLNIYTTIDPAIQQTAEAAIADVMDGEAPSAGLVSIDPRTGHVLAIVGGRDFYSTTDPSAQFNLATQGRRQPGSAFKPFVLAAALESGLTLDTIVRGGQSVSIETSSGPWFVSNYNDSVFPDLTVLEATVFSVNVIYARIMDEVGPGLVAEIAMAAGINQNLLPYHSLALGAQEVTVLDMASAYATFAAGGNHVEPIFVTRIENTAGTVIYSPTPVVSQALPRSVADTVTQALTEVVRRGTGQQARIGRVTAGKTGTSQNNADAWFVGYTPELVTAIWVGFPEGQVPLQAPLTPYTITGGTWPAQIWSRFASAALAGVPYGELPTPEDEGLVTVEVDLSTGFLAGPLCPRASVHRVRLPRDAAPTVICPIHNPQGITSVGATLLPDVVGFGLEQATPLLLDQGFDVRIEWIRVDNLATGTVFSMNPPAGSDAQTGTVVRLSVAGETPSNSVPSVLGFPVEEARARLFGFDVQVFLLPEEDPEAAGRRSALVWKQSPAAGTAETDIVTIWVNP, encoded by the coding sequence ATGCGCTCCCGGATTGGTCTTGTTGCCCTTGTCTTCGCCTCCGCCGCGGCGGCATGCAGCGTTACTCCCTACGAAGACACCCTCGATATCAAGCAGTCTCTGACCACTACGGTCTTTGCTTCTGACGGTACGATCCTTGCAACGTGGTTTGCTGGGGAGAATCGGCTTCTCGTCAGAGACGGTGAGCTCCCACAACTTGTCCGCGACGCAGTCGTCGCCATTGAGGACGAGAGGTTCTGGGAGCACGGCGGCGTAGATCTCAGGGCTGTCGCACGCGCTCTCCTCAAGAACGTGGAGGCCGGAGGGATCGTTCAGGGAGGATCAACGATCACACAGCAGTACGTCAAGAGCGTCATTCTCATACCAGAGCTCACCGTGGACAGGAAGGTCGAAGAGGCGATTCTCGCCCTTCGAATCGAGGAATCGCTCACCAAAGAAGAAATCCTCGTCCGCTATCTCAACACGGTGTACTTCGGTAGCGGGGCGTATGGGATCGCTACCGCCGCAGTGACATATTTTGATAAGGACATCTCCGAGCTGGATCTGGCCGAAGCCGCCCTACTGGCGGGCCTAATACAGCGGCCATCGGGCACGGACCCATGGGAACATGCCGAAGCGGCCACATCGCGGCGCAACGTCGTGATCGATAAAATGCTCGAACTCGGCTGGATCGACGCGCAAACCGCGGACGATGCACGTGGTCGCGATCTTGTCCTCACAGACCGTACGGTCTTGTCTCAGCAGGCGCTGTACCCGTACTTCACTGAAGAAGTCAAACGTCTACTCCTCGACGACCCAGCGCTCGGTGCCACGGCAACTGACAGGTACGACGCACTGTTTCGCGGTGGCCTCAACATCTACACGACGATCGACCCCGCAATCCAGCAGACAGCTGAGGCGGCGATTGCGGATGTCATGGACGGTGAGGCTCCATCCGCCGGGTTAGTTTCGATCGATCCACGCACCGGTCACGTGTTGGCGATCGTTGGCGGCCGAGACTTCTACTCAACGACCGACCCAAGTGCACAATTCAACCTCGCAACGCAGGGGCGCCGCCAGCCAGGTTCTGCGTTTAAGCCGTTCGTCCTCGCCGCAGCTCTCGAGTCTGGGTTAACGCTAGATACCATTGTCCGCGGCGGACAGAGTGTCTCCATCGAGACAAGCTCGGGTCCGTGGTTCGTCTCGAACTACAACGATTCCGTATTTCCCGACCTCACCGTATTGGAAGCAACCGTATTCTCTGTGAACGTCATTTACGCACGAATAATGGACGAGGTAGGACCCGGACTCGTCGCCGAGATTGCCATGGCTGCAGGCATCAATCAAAACCTCTTGCCGTACCATTCGCTTGCACTCGGGGCACAGGAAGTGACCGTCCTCGACATGGCTTCGGCATACGCGACCTTTGCGGCCGGCGGGAACCACGTGGAGCCGATCTTTGTCACCCGTATCGAGAACACCGCCGGGACCGTGATTTATTCGCCGACTCCGGTTGTGTCTCAGGCGCTTCCTCGGTCGGTCGCTGACACGGTGACACAAGCCCTTACCGAGGTCGTTCGCAGGGGTACAGGTCAACAGGCAAGGATCGGCCGTGTGACCGCAGGTAAGACCGGCACTTCGCAGAACAATGCGGACGCCTGGTTTGTTGGTTACACGCCCGAACTCGTTACCGCGATTTGGGTCGGGTTCCCGGAGGGTCAAGTCCCGTTGCAAGCGCCGCTCACCCCGTACACGATCACCGGCGGAACATGGCCCGCCCAAATCTGGTCGCGATTTGCGTCGGCTGCTCTTGCCGGGGTGCCCTACGGTGAGCTGCCTACACCAGAAGATGAGGGTCTCGTTACCGTCGAAGTTGATCTCTCAACCGGGTTTCTTGCGGGGCCACTGTGCCCACGAGCCAGCGTGCACCGTGTGCGACTCCCGCGTGACGCAGCACCTACCGTTATCTGCCCCATTCACAATCCGCAAGGCATCACCAGCGTCGGGGCAACCTTGCTTCCAGATGTCGTCGGTTTCGGTCTTGAACAGGCGACCCCGTTGTTGCTCGATCAAGGTTTTGATGTGCGCATAGAGTGGATACGCGTGGACAATTTGGCGACCGGTACGGTCTTCAGCATGAACCCGCCAGCGGGTTCAGATGCGCAGACCGGCACGGTTGTCAGACTGTCCGTCGCCGGAGAGACTCCCTCAAACTCCGTGCCGAGCGTTCTTGGGTTCCCTGTCGAAGAGGCAAGGGCCCGTCTCTTCGGCTTCGACGTACAGGTGTTCCTTTTACCCGAGGAGGACCCCGAAGCAGCCGGCCGCCGGTCGGCCCTCGTCTGGAAGCAATCACCGGCGGCCGGAACCGCGGAGACTGACATCGTGACGATCTGGGTTAACCCCTAG
- a CDS encoding tyrosine--tRNA ligase, with product MTPASPSPQEQLAILTDGIDAVTPGGGLLDKLKLGRPLRVKLGVDPTAPDVTLGWAVVLRLLRRFQDLGHTAVLILGDFTALVGDPTGRSETRKRLTPSEVAAHSVSCVDMIKDVLSEERLEIRPNSEWLAAMDMHKLLELTSTTTVARLLERDDFSKRFAEKRPISLIEFMYPLLQAMDSVAVNADVELGGTDQLWNLLMGRQVQGRYDQEPQVAVTVPLLVGTDGTRKMSQSYGNYISIRDPADDMFGKVMSLPDAAMEQWFLLAAGYTQAEAARIAFDVADGSRHPGETKRLLGREIVTMYHGSVAAEESEAAFDRLFKQHAVPDDVDEISMPESMGDEVFLPALLATAGLVTSNTEGRRMIKQGAVKIDGDRIDVDRLPTVDVTGKVIQVGKRRFVRIR from the coding sequence ATGACCCCTGCCTCTCCTTCGCCGCAAGAACAGCTCGCGATCCTGACGGACGGGATCGATGCGGTTACACCCGGCGGCGGGCTGCTCGACAAATTGAAACTGGGTCGGCCGCTACGAGTCAAGCTCGGCGTGGACCCCACCGCCCCTGACGTCACGTTGGGCTGGGCCGTCGTCTTGCGCCTCCTGCGGCGCTTTCAAGACCTCGGCCACACCGCCGTGCTGATCCTCGGGGACTTCACTGCCCTTGTTGGCGACCCTACGGGTCGGTCAGAGACGCGCAAGCGACTCACTCCATCGGAGGTTGCCGCGCATTCAGTGAGCTGTGTCGACATGATCAAAGATGTGCTGTCTGAGGAACGTCTTGAGATTCGCCCCAACTCGGAGTGGCTTGCCGCGATGGACATGCACAAGCTGCTCGAACTCACGTCGACCACAACAGTTGCTCGGCTGCTCGAACGCGACGACTTTTCTAAGCGCTTCGCGGAAAAACGACCGATCTCGCTCATCGAGTTCATGTATCCGTTGCTCCAAGCAATGGACTCTGTTGCAGTCAATGCCGACGTCGAACTTGGTGGCACCGACCAACTGTGGAACCTGCTCATGGGTCGCCAAGTGCAGGGACGGTACGATCAGGAGCCTCAGGTGGCGGTTACCGTGCCGCTACTCGTCGGGACCGACGGAACTCGCAAGATGTCACAGTCGTACGGGAACTACATTTCCATCCGCGACCCTGCCGATGACATGTTTGGCAAGGTCATGAGTCTTCCAGACGCCGCCATGGAGCAGTGGTTTCTGCTCGCCGCCGGGTATACACAAGCGGAAGCCGCTCGGATCGCATTCGACGTGGCCGACGGGAGCCGCCATCCCGGCGAAACGAAACGTTTGCTTGGGCGCGAGATCGTCACGATGTATCACGGTTCGGTCGCAGCCGAGGAATCCGAGGCGGCATTTGATCGCCTGTTTAAGCAGCATGCAGTGCCCGACGATGTTGACGAAATCTCGATGCCGGAGTCGATGGGGGATGAGGTATTCCTGCCAGCGCTGCTGGCAACAGCGGGCCTGGTGACGTCAAACACGGAGGGGCGCCGAATGATCAAACAGGGTGCCGTGAAGATCGACGGCGACCGGATCGACGTGGATCGCCTGCCCACTGTCGACGTAACAGGCAAAGTCATTCAAGTCGGTAAGCGCAGGTTCGTACGAATCCGATGA
- a CDS encoding DUF11 domain-containing protein: MKASTTAERAFGRDRTARGTFILLLVMAMVVTITALGATAAEAATFSAVADFESGLSSGDTVSTLSSGNGISGTNLGTISVFGSTPGVSGNAAMIFDATCGGSASSCTGGDSDLFSPANGNVLIVSEDGDSSDPDDSASAAATLSLGFGAWGDSGLVTVNSLELFDIDTAGASIDLYDAGDALLASVPVPVIGNGDSEIVVVNQTGVRRMVVRLAGSGAIDRLDITADRTIMDLWLDKSVSDDSVFVGDETTFTLTVGNDGPDGATGIEATDVLPTGLTYVSHAGDGTYDTATGVWTIGALAVGQTVSMTLTVTVDAVGTFTNEAEVTAANEPDVDSTPGDGMGDDWDDAFVSAIEPPHVIDLELNKSASPAVISPGDTTTFTVSVVNQGPDAATGVEVTDTLPASLTYVSHAGDGSYDPVTGVWTIGNLAVGASVSLDIDVTGVQLGTHTNVAEVTAANEQDSDSTPGDGQGDDWDDATITIVEVDPIIDLELTKDVDPASVSVGDQTTFTISVINQGPDGATGVVVTDTLPDGVTYVSHTGSNSYDPASGVWTIGNLANGASTSMTLTVTVDSAGTFTNEAEVTAANELDIDSIPGDGTGDDWDDATVTATQVLASALIGDTVWFDDDKDGIQDAGEKGVSGVTVTLTNTDTNTTISMTTNADGRYLFSALDPGNYVVAVTKSTFPESTSLTTVSSFTIALVDGQEYLTADFGIAGSLPVTGLEIQQFAFLGVLFVALGAAVLGSGRKLDGNEPI, translated from the coding sequence GTGAAGGCATCAACTACAGCGGAACGCGCGTTCGGTAGGGACCGTACCGCACGTGGAACTTTCATCCTGCTGCTCGTGATGGCGATGGTCGTGACCATCACGGCGCTAGGGGCGACGGCCGCGGAGGCGGCGACGTTTTCGGCGGTGGCCGACTTCGAGTCTGGGCTGTCGAGCGGCGACACCGTGTCGACGTTGTCGAGCGGTAACGGTATCTCCGGTACGAACCTCGGAACGATTTCCGTGTTTGGTTCGACTCCAGGCGTTTCCGGGAATGCTGCGATGATCTTCGACGCGACGTGCGGCGGATCCGCGTCAAGCTGTACAGGGGGCGACTCTGATCTGTTCTCGCCCGCAAACGGCAATGTGCTCATCGTGTCCGAAGACGGAGACTCTTCCGATCCTGACGATTCGGCATCGGCCGCGGCAACGCTGTCGCTTGGATTCGGGGCATGGGGCGACTCCGGACTTGTTACGGTTAACAGCCTGGAGCTGTTCGACATCGACACCGCGGGCGCGTCGATCGATTTGTACGATGCTGGCGACGCCCTCCTCGCGTCGGTGCCGGTCCCTGTGATAGGCAATGGCGATTCGGAGATCGTGGTGGTCAACCAGACCGGGGTTCGGCGAATGGTCGTTCGCCTCGCTGGTTCGGGTGCTATCGACCGTCTTGATATCACTGCAGACCGAACAATCATGGACCTCTGGCTCGACAAGTCGGTAAGCGACGACTCCGTGTTCGTCGGCGATGAGACGACGTTCACTCTTACGGTGGGGAACGACGGACCCGACGGAGCGACCGGCATCGAAGCTACGGACGTTCTTCCGACCGGGTTGACTTACGTTTCTCACGCCGGTGACGGTACGTACGACACCGCAACCGGCGTGTGGACGATAGGCGCACTTGCGGTCGGCCAAACAGTATCGATGACACTCACCGTTACGGTCGATGCCGTTGGGACGTTCACCAACGAGGCCGAGGTCACAGCTGCGAACGAGCCAGACGTGGACTCAACACCTGGCGACGGCATGGGCGACGACTGGGACGACGCTTTCGTGTCGGCCATTGAACCCCCACATGTGATCGACCTTGAACTCAACAAAAGCGCTTCACCGGCGGTGATCAGCCCTGGTGACACCACAACATTTACTGTTTCGGTTGTGAACCAGGGTCCCGATGCGGCTACCGGCGTGGAGGTAACCGATACTCTGCCTGCGTCGCTGACATACGTGTCACACGCTGGTGACGGTTCCTACGACCCCGTCACGGGCGTCTGGACGATCGGCAACCTTGCGGTCGGAGCATCGGTGTCTCTCGATATCGACGTGACGGGCGTTCAACTTGGTACCCATACAAACGTCGCCGAGGTCACCGCCGCTAACGAGCAAGACAGCGACTCGACGCCAGGCGACGGGCAGGGCGACGACTGGGACGATGCCACAATCACCATTGTGGAGGTCGATCCGATCATCGATCTCGAGCTTACGAAGGATGTCGATCCGGCAAGCGTTTCGGTCGGTGACCAAACTACCTTCACAATCTCAGTGATCAATCAGGGCCCCGATGGCGCTACCGGTGTCGTGGTTACCGATACTCTCCCCGACGGCGTCACATATGTGTCGCACACCGGTAGCAACTCGTACGACCCTGCGTCCGGCGTGTGGACGATCGGTAACTTGGCAAATGGAGCATCAACGTCGATGACGCTCACGGTCACCGTCGATAGTGCCGGCACGTTCACAAATGAGGCAGAGGTCACGGCTGCGAACGAGCTCGACATCGATTCCATACCCGGGGACGGAACAGGTGACGACTGGGATGATGCGACTGTGACAGCCACCCAAGTGCTCGCATCCGCGCTGATCGGTGACACGGTGTGGTTCGACGACGACAAGGATGGCATTCAGGACGCCGGGGAAAAGGGCGTGTCGGGTGTCACGGTCACGTTGACTAACACCGACACGAACACAACTATCAGCATGACCACAAACGCCGACGGCCGTTACTTGTTCTCGGCTCTTGATCCCGGGAATTACGTTGTCGCGGTGACGAAGTCGACGTTCCCCGAGAGCACCTCGCTGACGACTGTCAGTTCATTCACGATCGCTCTGGTGGACGGCCAGGAGTACCTGACAGCGGACTTCGGCATTGCGGGTTCGTTGCCGGTCACCGGACTCGAGATCCAGCAGTTTGCGTTTCTGGGGGTACTGTTCGTCGCCCTTGGCGCCGCGGTGCTTGGATCCGGTCGCAAGCTTGACGGGAACGAACCCATCTAG
- a CDS encoding single-stranded DNA-binding protein yields MDLNVVVLAGVLACDPEIQTFDSGATLARYLVVVRSQTPDPRLDVIPVTLWGPDEESINTLVAGTGVWIVGTVQRRFWRQAVDRPSQLEVVALEVTARSVEDAVEVDVG; encoded by the coding sequence ATGGACCTCAACGTTGTCGTCCTTGCAGGGGTGCTGGCCTGTGATCCGGAAATTCAGACATTCGATTCGGGGGCGACGCTCGCCCGCTACCTCGTCGTTGTGCGTTCGCAGACACCGGATCCACGGCTCGATGTGATCCCGGTGACGCTTTGGGGACCCGATGAAGAATCGATCAACACGCTTGTGGCCGGCACCGGCGTCTGGATCGTGGGCACGGTGCAAAGACGCTTCTGGCGGCAAGCTGTTGATCGTCCGTCGCAGCTCGAAGTTGTGGCCCTTGAGGTCACCGCACGATCAGTGGAGGATGCAGTCGAAGTTGACGTCGGATGA
- a CDS encoding gamma-glutamyltransferase, whose protein sequence is MAKVVVSCGSQRAALAGVHIGELGGNAVDAALASALVAMATTPGMVGLDAAGFVTVWPSQEGPRVIDGYTVMPGKGLPTTAFGSGGIDIEMDYGGYTRTIVGFGSVGVSGGIAAFDNAHRRWGAVPWAVLFEPAIDHVRRGFELPSSSADYLRSSHDVVFGWLDHSRSFLNHEDGTPLQAGDIVRMPDLVGSLQVLAEQGAATLYGGDLGRTLSAGVRNGGGIVTIADLASYEVVDRAPTRATVSGWHVATNPPPAVGGSVLAALLLLAEVEPGERSRDDRVARWVDAQNRVLAFRNAELDRADDREAAIRTMLEAASVKNLGVLTGPPSTVHVSAVDDTGAACSITVSSGYGSGAMVEGTGIWLNNALGELELTGGSFHGLVPGERLMSNMSPTIARHPSGEVLAVGSGGADRITTAIGSVLYGYFNLGLELEAAVLAPRSHVENYRGERVVSHETGFPLPSTTVPALGRRDLGFQQMFFGGVHVAARSPDGTLFGVGDPRRSGSTAIGGDGAK, encoded by the coding sequence ATGGCCAAAGTTGTTGTAAGTTGCGGATCCCAGCGCGCCGCCCTTGCCGGGGTCCACATCGGCGAACTTGGCGGCAATGCAGTTGATGCCGCCCTCGCCTCTGCGCTTGTCGCCATGGCGACGACACCTGGCATGGTCGGGTTGGACGCGGCCGGGTTCGTCACCGTGTGGCCATCTCAGGAGGGACCTCGGGTCATCGATGGATACACCGTCATGCCGGGAAAGGGACTGCCGACAACGGCCTTCGGCTCTGGGGGTATTGACATCGAGATGGACTACGGTGGTTACACCCGTACCATCGTCGGGTTTGGGTCGGTGGGAGTTTCCGGCGGGATTGCCGCCTTTGACAACGCCCACCGCCGGTGGGGAGCCGTTCCGTGGGCGGTTCTGTTTGAGCCAGCCATCGATCATGTCCGCAGGGGATTCGAGCTCCCAAGTTCGTCTGCAGACTATCTGAGGTCGTCACATGATGTCGTTTTCGGGTGGCTCGATCACTCCCGGTCCTTCCTCAACCACGAGGATGGCACACCGCTGCAAGCTGGTGATATCGTCCGCATGCCTGACCTGGTCGGTTCACTGCAGGTTCTTGCGGAACAGGGTGCCGCGACACTCTACGGAGGTGATCTCGGCCGGACGCTGTCAGCGGGGGTCCGCAATGGTGGCGGGATCGTCACCATTGCGGACCTGGCGTCGTATGAAGTGGTCGATAGAGCGCCGACACGGGCGACTGTCTCGGGCTGGCATGTAGCGACAAATCCGCCGCCAGCGGTAGGTGGCTCAGTGCTCGCAGCCCTGCTTCTACTCGCGGAAGTCGAACCGGGCGAAAGGTCACGAGATGATCGTGTGGCCCGGTGGGTCGATGCACAGAACAGAGTCCTCGCGTTTCGTAACGCCGAACTCGACCGAGCAGACGACCGGGAAGCTGCAATCCGCACGATGCTCGAGGCGGCCAGTGTCAAGAATCTGGGTGTTCTTACCGGTCCGCCATCGACCGTCCATGTCTCAGCCGTCGACGATACCGGGGCCGCTTGCTCGATCACGGTGTCGTCGGGCTACGGATCGGGTGCGATGGTGGAGGGTACCGGGATATGGCTGAACAATGCGCTCGGTGAACTCGAGTTGACCGGGGGCAGCTTCCACGGACTCGTACCGGGCGAGCGCCTTATGTCGAACATGTCGCCGACGATTGCGAGACATCCGAGTGGAGAGGTTCTGGCGGTGGGGTCGGGGGGCGCTGATCGCATAACGACTGCCATTGGATCTGTCTTGTACGGGTATTTCAACCTCGGATTGGAGCTCGAGGCTGCAGTCCTTGCCCCTCGGTCACATGTCGAGAACTATCGAGGAGAGCGTGTTGTCTCGCACGAAACCGGGTTTCCCCTACCGTCCACGACGGTGCCAGCTCTTGGCAGACGCGACCTTGGGTTTCAGCAAATGTTTTTCGGGGGAGTGCATGTTGCGGCCCGCAGCCCCGACGGCACTCTGTTCGGGGTCGGAGATCCACGCCGGTCCGGATCCACGGCGATCGGAGGCGACGGTGCGAAGTAG
- a CDS encoding SURF1 family protein produces MTDRSNDYTFARRGIWLVGHVVAVVGVVMFVMLGMWQLRRLEARRAINTAVEQRSSGTAMEIGDLVARWNEDPSKVEYQRITVEGTYDFANEFFVGPSSRGGASGYRVVTPLDYGTGVVLVARGWVSLGTQGPPYDGATESGVGVVDGYIRNDEVDARGIPKLGLEIDSGRAGRLDISTLTPAANAAPFFVVQRLPEPGLQILDDASLDEGRNLSYAVQWFLFASVTTIGYPILIVRTAKPTKPKSRNY; encoded by the coding sequence ATGACTGACCGTTCGAACGACTACACCTTCGCTCGGCGCGGAATTTGGCTGGTCGGACATGTCGTTGCAGTGGTTGGGGTCGTGATGTTCGTCATGCTCGGCATGTGGCAGCTGCGCAGGCTCGAGGCGCGCCGTGCGATCAACACAGCAGTCGAGCAGCGATCTTCGGGTACCGCAATGGAAATTGGAGATCTCGTCGCAAGGTGGAACGAGGACCCGTCCAAGGTCGAATACCAGCGAATCACCGTGGAAGGCACCTACGACTTTGCGAATGAATTCTTCGTTGGGCCGAGTTCTCGAGGCGGTGCGTCCGGGTATCGCGTCGTCACCCCCCTCGACTATGGCACCGGGGTTGTTCTGGTCGCTCGGGGTTGGGTGAGCCTTGGAACGCAGGGTCCGCCCTACGACGGAGCAACGGAGAGCGGCGTGGGCGTCGTTGACGGGTACATACGAAATGACGAAGTAGACGCCCGGGGGATCCCTAAGCTCGGACTTGAGATCGACTCGGGTAGAGCAGGGCGACTCGACATATCGACCCTCACGCCCGCAGCCAACGCGGCACCGTTCTTCGTCGTACAACGACTTCCAGAACCCGGCTTGCAGATCTTGGACGACGCATCGTTGGACGAGGGTCGCAACCTCAGCTACGCCGTCCAGTGGTTCCTCTTCGCATCGGTAACCACTATCGGCTATCCAATTCTGATCGTGCGTACCGCGAAACCCACCAAGCCCAAAAGTAGAAACTATTAG
- a CDS encoding Fe-S cluster assembly protein HesB — protein sequence MPSIYFTSIAEANLLLGDDSFALLVGLTLYQQIPTEKAFAGPYELKQRLGGEFTAESIAVMNSEELEAVFREKPALHRFPANMAKRVQSVATFIVEEYNGVTADIWTGVANADRLMKRLVAIPGFGEYKARLTIGTLAKHYGVKPRGYTKYLPDWPSIVDITRPEDLAELKVRKKLWKSQKAN from the coding sequence ATGCCCTCCATATATTTCACCTCCATCGCCGAGGCCAACCTGTTGCTCGGCGATGACTCGTTTGCGTTGCTCGTCGGTCTTACGCTGTATCAGCAGATCCCGACCGAGAAGGCGTTCGCGGGACCGTACGAACTCAAACAGCGCCTCGGCGGCGAATTCACCGCGGAGTCGATCGCTGTCATGAACTCGGAAGAACTCGAAGCAGTGTTCCGCGAGAAGCCGGCGCTCCACCGCTTCCCCGCCAACATGGCAAAACGTGTCCAGTCCGTTGCCACGTTCATCGTCGAGGAATACAACGGAGTCACCGCAGATATTTGGACGGGAGTCGCGAACGCCGACCGACTCATGAAACGGCTCGTGGCCATTCCCGGATTTGGCGAATACAAGGCTCGATTGACTATCGGAACTTTAGCCAAACACTATGGCGTCAAGCCCCGTGGTTACACCAAGTATCTGCCCGATTGGCCGTCGATCGTCGACATCACCCGACCCGAGGATCTTGCCGAGCTAAAGGTCCGCAAAAAGCTATGGAAGTCGCAAAAAGCGAACTGA